From the Anaerolineae bacterium genome, one window contains:
- a CDS encoding tetratricopeptide repeat protein produces the protein MSDPSLPGQQSAQGSNIAQADHGGIAVVGDGNVIHTGQPYRPPLQRPPRAEHFTDRETELATLLEQLRPGHVCTLCGPGGIGKTALAAEVLWTLAPGEELPAHFPDGVFYHTFYNQPQADLALESLALAFGEEVKPNPQAAARRALAGRAALLLLDGAEDADNLPAVLDVKGQCGVLITSRKHGDAPAAWQDVRPLPPAEAVSLLHKWGGNQSDDYTVCEALCHLMGGLPLAVRLAGRYLAQTGDTTAEYLAWLKSSPLEALDQGNRRRDSVPVLLEKSLRQVSEAACAVLAVAGLLALAPIEREALAAALAVAPDTLRQPLRELLDFGLLQRSGPGYNVSHVLILTYARKLDHPADIPERLADYYSTLFKEQSTQGSVGFARLHPARPHLLTLLNRLAQQQKAQAFTLLNAADDYLRLQGFNLERQLVWQTGLRLAQALKDSRQQANCIQALGEVHLRLAEYEAARDRYEEARPIYAQIGDRLGEANCIDSLGQLAMRQQDWLAAVQFLQAGLQIYQAINSAYDVAWSHYFLGQVSAAQNDPAKARHYYQTAAKLFEAIKLQPQVDMVQQALAQLSSQTES, from the coding sequence ATGAGCGATCCGTCACTGCCCGGCCAACAATCTGCCCAGGGAAGCAACATTGCCCAGGCCGATCACGGCGGTATTGCGGTGGTGGGCGATGGCAACGTGATCCACACCGGCCAACCCTACCGGCCACCCTTGCAACGGCCGCCGCGGGCCGAGCATTTCACCGACCGCGAAACGGAACTGGCTACGCTGCTGGAACAGTTACGGCCGGGCCACGTTTGCACGCTGTGCGGGCCGGGCGGTATCGGCAAAACCGCCCTGGCCGCCGAGGTGTTATGGACGCTGGCCCCCGGTGAGGAATTGCCCGCCCATTTTCCCGATGGAGTCTTTTATCACACCTTTTACAACCAGCCCCAGGCTGATCTAGCCCTGGAAAGCCTGGCCCTGGCCTTTGGCGAAGAAGTTAAACCCAACCCCCAGGCGGCAGCCCGGCGCGCCCTGGCCGGACGAGCCGCCCTGCTGCTGCTGGACGGTGCCGAAGACGCCGACAACCTGCCGGCCGTGCTGGACGTAAAAGGCCAGTGTGGCGTGTTGATTACCAGCCGCAAACACGGCGATGCCCCGGCCGCGTGGCAAGACGTCAGGCCATTACCACCGGCAGAGGCGGTTTCGCTATTGCACAAGTGGGGCGGGAACCAATCCGACGACTACACGGTTTGTGAGGCGCTGTGTCACCTGATGGGGGGGCTGCCCCTGGCGGTCCGGCTAGCCGGGCGTTACCTGGCCCAAACCGGCGATACCACCGCCGAATATTTAGCCTGGTTGAAAAGCTCGCCCCTGGAGGCGCTGGATCAGGGCAACCGGCGGCGAGACAGCGTGCCCGTGCTACTAGAGAAAAGCTTGCGGCAAGTGAGCGAGGCAGCGTGTGCGGTGTTGGCCGTAGCTGGACTGCTGGCCCTGGCCCCAATAGAGCGAGAAGCTCTGGCTGCGGCGTTAGCGGTAGCCCCGGATACGCTACGCCAGCCGCTGCGAGAGTTGTTAGATTTTGGGCTATTACAACGCAGCGGCCCCGGTTACAACGTGAGCCACGTTTTGATTTTAACCTATGCCCGCAAGTTGGACCATCCGGCTGATATTCCAGAGCGGCTGGCCGACTATTACAGCACCTTATTCAAAGAGCAGAGCACTCAGGGCAGTGTTGGTTTTGCGCGGCTACACCCGGCCAGGCCGCATCTGTTAACCCTGCTCAACCGGCTGGCCCAACAGCAAAAAGCACAGGCCTTTACATTATTGAATGCAGCAGATGACTACTTAAGGCTACAGGGTTTCAACTTAGAACGGCAACTGGTGTGGCAAACCGGCTTGCGTCTGGCCCAGGCCCTTAAAGATAGCCGCCAACAGGCCAACTGCATCCAGGCCCTGGGCGAGGTGCATCTCAGGCTGGCCGAATACGAGGCCGCCCGCGACCGGTATGAGGAAGCCCGCCCCATCTATGCCCAGATTGGCGACCGGCTGGGCGAGGCCAACTGCATTGATAGCTTGGGACAATTGGCAATGCGTCAGCAAGATTGGTTGGCAGCCGTACAATTTTTGCAGGCTGGGTTACAGATATATCAGGCCATAAATTCGGCCTATGATGTTGCCTGGTCACACTATTTTTTGGGGCAGGTGAGTGCGGCCCAAAATGACCCGGCCAAGGCCAGGCACTATTACCAAACCGCCGCAAAGTTGTTTGAGGCCATCAAGTTGCAGCCGCAGGTGGACATGGTGCAGCAAGCCCTGGCGCAGCTTTCATCACAAACAGAGTCTTAA